The genomic stretch TTTCTGTAATTTCAAAACAAATCATTTCAGGAGGAACGGAATAGTTATCAAACTGTTCTCGCAGAAAGTGCAAGAACGCGTCATCTCCGATAGTAATGCCTGAAAGATTAATCGCACACATTGCCAGAGGCCGTTCGCACTCTTCGTTAATACATTGAGCAATTACCTTAAATACATTCTGCACAACCCAACGATCGAGTGACGTCATCAAACCGTAACGCTCGGCCGCCGGTATGAAACTGTCCGGCAGAATCATCCGACCCGCCTCGTCATGCAGGCGCAACAGAATTTCAATGTGCCCGCCCGCGCCACCGGCAACCGAACCCAGCGGGGCGATTTCCTGGGCATAGAGACAGAAGCGGTTTTCCTCCAGGGCCATGTGCAGGCGCTGTACCCAGGCCATCTCGCCGAATCGCAAGGACAGTTCAGAGTCGTCGGCATGGTAGACCTGCACCCGGTTGCGGCCCTTTTCCTTGGCCATGTAGCAGGCCATGTCGGCCGCCCGCAGCGAGGCTTCAAGAGTGGTCGGTGTTTGCGCGACATGCACCAGACCAATGCTGACGGTGGTCAGGAACGGCCGCCCCTTCCAGACGAAATGCAGGTTCTGCACCGTCTGACGCAGCCCCTCGGCGATCTTCTCGGCCGCCTCCGGTGCGCAGTTCTCCAGCAGGATGCCGAACTCGTCGCCCCCCAGCCGCGCCAGTGTGTCGCCCTCGCGCAGGCCTGATTGCAGCAACGCACAGATATGTCGCAGCAACTCATCGCCCGCCGCATGCCCGCAGGTGTCATTAACCAGTTTGAACTGATCGAGATCGAGGAACATCAGCGCATGTCGCCCGGGCTGCCGCGTCAGATTGTGCAAGGCCTGCTCGAGGCGGTATTCGAACTCGCGTCGGTTGGCCAGCCCAGTCAGTGCATCGTGAGTCGCCTGCCACGACAGATTGGCGATGTATTGCCGCTCCTGCGTCATGTCGTGCAACACCAGCACCGTTCCGCTGACCTTGCCCGCATTGCGGATCGGCGCGCCGACCAGAGTCACCGAAACGGTGCTGCCGTCCAGTCGCTGGATCAGCTTCGAGTGTTCGCTGCCGCCGGTGAGCTGGCCACTGAGAATGTGCTCGATCAGGGTCAGCCCTTCGGTCTGGGCATTGTCATCCAGCAAATTGAACAACGCCGCCAGCGGCAGACCGGCAGCCTGCTCGGCCTTCCAGTGTGTCAACGCCTCGGCGGCCGGGTTCATGTAGTCGATCGCACCGCTCACATCGGTGGTGATTACCCCATCGCCAATCGAATGCAGCGTGACATGTGCGCGATCCTTTTCCAGTTGCAGTGCTTCGGCGAAGGCATGCCGCTGCTTCAGCAGTTTGCGGGTGCGCAGCAGCGCCAGCACGATCAGGCCCAGCGCGGTGGCGAGGTTGGTGAACAGCAGCAGGCGCAGAATCACCCGTGACCCCTCACCAAGCGCATCACTGAAAGCCTTGGCGGCAGGCGTCACGCCATCGTTGATCGCAAAGATCCGGTCTTTCCAGCGCCGGATATCGGCATCAGTGGCGGCATTGGCGGTGATGCGTCGGTGCATCTCCTGCGCCACGTCATCGAGCTCCACCAGGTAGGCATCGCCCAGCGTCCAGCGGTCGATGGCGGTTTCCAGATAACTGAAGTGACGGAAATTCAGGTACAGCCAGATCAGGCTGGAGACATCGTCCGGGTGGTTGCCGCCCTTGAGGATGCCCTCGCGCGCCGCTTGCAGGTCGGGCGGTTGCTTGTCCAGTGCCAGGCGCAACTGATGGCCGCCCTGAGGCACGGCGATTGCGTTCTGGTATTTGAGATAAATCGCCTCGTCGCGGCTGTCGGCATACAGATTGAGGTAATAGATCGCGTCTTTCTGGCCCTTGGACCAGAGGCTTTCACCTGCGACATAGCCGCGAACGGCCGACAGGACGTAGAGACTCACGCCTCCCAGCAAGGCTTGAAACAACACGACGGCGATGAATGGCCAGACGATGCCCAACAGCCGTGGCGTTCCGAGAGTCCGCTTTTGCTTCATGAGGTCCCTTGATTTAGCACCGCCAGATCAGCGTCCAACGTGATCGCTACAGCTAGACTAGGGTGCGTTTTCGATCCCAGCAAGCGAGTAAAAGGCCAAATATCGAGACAGCCAATACATATCTACTGCACCGAGAGCGTCGTGGAATCTGAAACTGAGAATCCAACTACAGACTCAGGCGCTGATTATTTATGTTGACGACCCCCTCCGGACCTTCTCCCTCCAACCTGCAATATCTGGCTCAACTGGACGAGTACGACGCGCTGCTGTCATCGCTGCGCAACGCCAAAACGGCATCTACACCTTTGTCTGGCGTGTTTCTTTCGCCGAAACCCCATTCCTCCCTGGCGCAGGAGCATGAGATCGCACAGACGCACCTGAAGCAACTTCTCGACCACCCGGACTACCTTGCTTTGTTGCGCACGAAAACCGGGAACAACGTCACTCCCCTCCTGACAGTCACGCTTGATCAAGGACAGATTCAGTTTGAGGCCGCTGATGCAAATCAGCTGATAGTCCTACTACCCGTGACCGACCAGCGATCCCTGGAAAATATCGTGGCCACTATCAAGGAGTGCCTGGCAAACATAGGAGGACAACTTCGCTCCGACCGTCTGCTTCGTCTGCCTCAGATTCTGTGGTTCTACGGCCTGCAGCCAATAAAACCGCAAACCGGTGCCACACTTGATACCTTGATCAAAGAGCTGGACGAGATGCGGGCGTGTTTCAGTCTCGGCCTCGATTCAACCATGAACATGGGCGATTTCATCGAAGAGTCCGGTCGCAAGTCGATACTTGAGGCCCTCAGCTTCATACTTGCGGACAACGAAACGTCTGTCATTGAAAGCTTGGGCAAGGAGGTGTTACTCAATATCCCGACTGATCACCTGCGCGCAACCCCTGCCACCTTCCTGGATCGGATGCTCAACGGAAACAACGCGCAATGGTTGGCTCAAAAGTTACTTGAACAACTGCAATGGTACGGGTCGCAATCCCATGAAGAGGTCGATAGCGGGATTAAAAAAAGGCTATTGCTGGCAGCGATTCGGTGCTGGTACAGCCTCACCGATGACAAGCCGGATGACACTGTCATCCGCTTTCGACTTGAACAGCCCTCCAACTGGGGGAAAAGCTATCGCACCTTGCGCAGTGACTTTGAAACCTATCTGATTGATTCGGGCAACGTATCGACAGCCATCGAAGCGATCTTGCTTGCACGCCTGCTACAACCACAATTGCCTGCCGAATTCCAGGTCAGGGGCATTCCTGAAGAATTACCCTACAGGAGCTCGATCGTATGGGTGAACTTTGTTCACGGAGTAAACCTAGCTAAAGCTATCGACCGCTCTCTGATCTCACGAATGACCTTTCAGCAGATTGTTGACTTCCCGATTAAAAAATCCGCAGGCGCCTCCCCCGAACTTCTCGACCTGATCGTTTTGACCCGTATACACCCAACACTGGATTGGGCATCAACAAACGGCTTCTTGAACCAACAATCCAAGAACGCCTACACAGATGAAATGATTCTCCTGGCGACAGATGCGTTATTCACTCAAACAAACCTCCTTAACGAATCCATCACCTGTCTAGCTGCAGAAACCCCTAACCGACTGACCATCGCCAAAAACAAACTGACCAAAATTTTTGGTTCCGGCACTTTTAATGCCGGTAAAACGAAACTGGTAGAAGAGGCTAACCAATACCTCGTCAACCCTATACGACACGGCGGGCCAATACAAAGAACGCAAATCAACGCCTACGCTTTTGTTGACGTGTACGCTTCGGGAAAGATCTACAACGAAAAAAATGGTTTTTTACCGACGGTGTCACTGTTTCTGACAAGTGGATAAGCGTCAACAAACAAAAAATTGTCAGCAGCAATGCATTTCGACCCGAGCACAATAACAAGTCCATCAAACTGCCTGACGTAAAAAACCTGTTCAAGGCATCGTTCAACCTCCACCTTTTTCTTCAACGCATTGCTTATCAGGATTTGATCCTTTCCCAACTCGCCACATTGCCATGGACTGATCGCCTGGCCCTGGAGTATGGCGAGATAAGAATACTGACGCTGCGCAAAGGTACTGGCCGAGCCGCAGGCATTGAAACTCCTGCCATGACCTTGCCGCTCAGGTCACGTAAAGGATTTGTTCTGGCGGTGAAGCATGAGGGCAGACAGTCCTATTACGAACTTCTGCCGTCAGCCGGCATCATTCGTTTACTACCCGACTTTAGCGCAAGCTTGATCGGCGGCGTACTTACCGAAGGATTCTGGGGTAACGCCCGCGTGATCTATCGCGACCCGATTTCGGTGCCATTTGACTGGGATGCTCATACCCACGGCAGCCAACCGAGAAAGAATCAGAATTGCATGGCTATTATCGATCAGTTCGGTGAGACATTCACCGCGCAAAAAATCGATGAAAGTTACACAAGCTTCCCTTGCACTCTAAAATCACAACGATTGAAAAAACTCACTTCTTTCATCTCGCACACTCTTTTTTTTGTTGACGAAGAACATTATAGAAGTGCTGCTTATGATGAAACAAAATACGACAAGGAACAAAAAATCAGGGACAACATCCTGAACATAACAAAAAGCATCGTCCCGTTCTGGGGCAGTATCGAAGACCTGGCATCGGGCGATGCAAAAAAAATCAAGGATGGATTTCTTGGTATTTTCATTGATATTGCCTCGTTCCTGTTTCCCATCGGAAAGTTTGCATCCGGCTCAATGAGGCTGGTATCGATTTCAGGCAAGTTGGGCGTACGAGCAACACTCCCCTCGTTCATGACATTGACAAAAAAGCTGTTTATTACCACGTTGAACAACTTGAATCCTATCGATGGAATACCCACGCTTCTCGGGGCATTGGGCGCAGGCGTTTCGAGGCTTGGCAAATTCGGATTATTCAAACTCAAAGGGCTAGCGGGGAGAACAGGCCAATACGATTTCGTACAGGGTTTGCCTCAAGCAACAGATCCTGGTCGCTGGAAGCCCCTCGCGGCGGGCGACCAACTGGGGTCTGTAAACGGTATTGAAGATATCGTCCTTCGCCGCACCAACACAGGCAGCATTCCTTCGTACCATCCCGTTGATCCCCATTCCGGTAAACCTTACGGCCCGCCACTGGCGGACAAGACCCACCGGTTAACGCTGGGGCGCTCTTCATATGCTGCACTGGAGGCAACCGATCAGCAGGTGACCATCAGAGTGGCGGAGAGTGCAAAGATTCGCTCGATTCCGGAGATCGAGGGACGTACCACTCTGTTTATCGACGATGTGCCCTACAGGCTGGACGGCGACCGGCTACGTCGTATCGAACTGATCGACGAAAGTGAGAATTTCAAACGCGCTTCTTGCCGCATCAAACGCGTCCTTGCAAAAGGCGTTTGTATCAACGAATTCGTGACGGACGTGCCCCACGATCCGATCGATATTCCGGCGTTGCATTCATTTGACGAAACCAAAGGTTACGCACCTTGGTTTGGTGAAAGGCGGTGCACCCCGCTTGCGAGGTCTGGGCATGAAGGTGAGTTCTTTCTGCGGGACGGCGTGCTCTATCGATCGCTGAATAACAACGTGAAGCCCTGGACGAACAACATGACCCGCTTGGGCTTTCCCAAGGCATGGCCACAACCCAAGGCAGAAATTCTCGCCGATGTGCAATTTCAAAAAGGCATGTACGCACGGATCGAAATCCAGGGAACCTACACAGGCAGTAATGAACTGCATCGAGTCGGCGCCATTGTGGTGCCGTCGATCGGCGACGACGCCCTCTATCTGTTTACCCGTGTCAACAGTGACAAATGTTACCTGGCGAGACTGCCCGCCGGGCAAAAGTTAAGCGAGTTACAGACTGTCACCATGAAACGACTGTTTAAAGCCGAACTTGAGAAAGGCACACTCGGCGAAGAATTGTTGCGGATCCATAATGGCTCGTTGACCGCCAACAATATGGCGGCTATTTACGGTGTGAGCGCCGTTGAAAATGCCATTGAATCGATGGAACGGATCGCCATACGTGTGGGTGTTCCACGCAACCCACCCTACAATATGAAATTTGTGAAGGTGGACACCAGGCCCGGTGAGGCGTTGCTGTTCGACAACTCGACGCGAATGATTGTCACGGAGTTGCCCGACGGCACAGATACATGGAAGCGTAGCAGGGATGCATCGCCAACGCTGCGTAGAAGGACCGCGGATGTATTCGACACCTTGTTCCAGGAACCGACGATCAAACAGGCAATGGACAGCGTCTTCAGGATCGACCGCACAATGGTTAAGCTACAGGACCTGCTACCCCGATCACTTCGCCCTCATCAGCCAAGAAACATCGCGTATGCCGAAGTCACGAAAGCTGACGGCACACGGGAAGTCTATGTCAGCGTTTCCGGGGAACCGGATACTACCTCGAAACTGCCATTGTTCAAGGCGTGGCTCGGTGCCGAAGAAATCAGGATCGGCGACACGACCTATTTCAATATCGATGCGAACGTCTTGAATACCAAGACTTCTCTGCTCACGGACAGTCATGACAACCTTTTGGCCATCCCCAAAACCTATCCCAAGCTGCCCGACCAGCCAACGTCAGTGGACAGCGAAAGCAAACTGATCGGTGCCCTGCACAAAAAATACCCCGATAAAACAGCGATCCGCTCGGTCAACATCGCCACGACCATGCCACCTTGCGAATCCTGCGCAGTGATCATAAAACTGTTTGGCTACACGGGAGGGAAAAACGCACTCAACGTCATATGGAAATGAACTACAACCGCTGCAAATGCCCATACAGCTTGGCGTACAACCCGCCATCGGCAATCAGTTGCTGATGGTCGCCATCCTCGGCCACTTGCCCGCCGTCGAACACCAGCACCCGGTCCGCCTGCTTCACCGCCGACAAGCGGTGGGCGATGATCAGCGTGGTGCGGCCATGGAGAAAGCGCGCCATGGCCTGATGCAGGTTGTATTCGGTGGCGGCGTCGAGGGCTGACGTCGCCTCGTCGAGGATCACCACTTTGGGTTCGGCGAGGATCATCCGGGCGATGGCCAGCCGTTGTCGCTGGCCGCCGGACAGGCGCACGCCGGAGCGGCCGACGATGCTGTCGAGTCCATCCGGCAAGGCGCGGATAGTCGCTTCAAGCTGGGCGATTTCCAGTGCCTGCCAGCACGCTTCGTCACTGCGGGTACGGCCCATGGTCAGGTTGGCTCGCACGGTGTCGTTGAACAGCGCCGGATGCTGCAGCACCACCGCGACATTTTCCCGAACCGTTTCCAGGCCGATTTCCTGCTGGGTCGATCCGCCGAAACGAATGGTGCCGGCCAGCGGTGTATACAGACCCAGCAGCAGTTGCACGAGGGTACTTTTGCCGCCGCCGCTGGCGCCGACAATCGCCACTTTCTCGCCCGGTGCGATGGACAGGTTCATCTGATCCAGCACCAGCTCATCGCCATAACCGAAGCTCAGGCCTTGCACCTCGATGCCGACGGTATCGCGGCCCTTGAACGGATCGACGCCACCGGGGTATTGCGGCTCGTCGGCACGGGCCAGCAGCTCGTTGATCCGGGTCAACGCACCGCCGGCGGCGTAATAGGCGTATTGCAGGTTCAGCAGTTGTTCGACCGGGCCGATCATGAACCACAGGTAGCTGAACACCGCGAGCATCTGGCCGATCGAGAGGTCGGAGAACAGCACCGTGAGCATCGCCGCCGCGCGGAAGATGTCGATGCCGAACTGGAACAACAGACCGCTGGCACGGTTGGAGGCGTCGGTCTTCCACTGCGAATTGACCGCGTAATTGCGCACTTCCTGGGCTCGCAGGCCAAGGCGCCCGAGGAAAAAGCCCTGTCGGTTGCCGGCGCGCACTTCCTGGATCGCATCGAGGGTTTCGCTCAGCGCCTGGGTGAAACGCGAGGTGCTGTCGTTCTCCAGTTTCTTCAGGTGCTTGACCCGTTTGCCCAACTGCACCGTGGCGTAGATTACCAGCGGGTTGAACAACAGGATCAGCAGCGCCAGTTTCCAGTGCATCCACATCAGGATGCTGGCCGTGCCGACCAGCGTCAGCATCGCCACCAGGAAACGGCTGAGGGTTTCACCGACAAACTTGTCGAGGGTGTCGAGATCGGTGACCAGGTGCGTGGTGACCGTGCCGCTGCCCAGGCTTTCGTATTCGCCCAGCGAGATCCGCTTCAGACGCTCGATCAGCCGCACGCGAATGCGATAAACGATGTCCTTGGCCAGCCGCGCAAACAACCGCGCCTGCAACACGCCAAAACACAGGGCACTGCAGCGCAGGGTCAACGTCACCACCAGCATCAGGCCGATGTAGCCTGCCGCCTGCTGCCACATCGTCGGCAGCGCATGGTTCATGACTTTCAGTGCGGCATCGCCATGGCCAAGCAGGACTTCGTCCACCAGCAACGGCAGCAGCAACGGAATCGGCACGCTGCACAGCGTCGCCAGCACGGCGACGCCGTTGGCGATCCACAGGGATTTTTTGTGATGAAGAGCCAGACGCCGGACTTCAGCCCAGCTCAGCCGGTCGACACGCTTGACGGCTGGCGTGTCATCGGCCGGGTCAGACACAGGCGGCGCGCTCCAGCCATCGGCCGAGCAGCGGCGACAGTTCACTGAGCGGCTGGTAACCGTTGGTCAGCAACGCCAGTTGGCCATTGCGCTCGGCGAGCAGGGTCGGAAATCCGGCGATTCCCAGGTCCTGAACCCAACTGAAATCGGCCTGGGTCGCCTTGTGTTGATCGGCATGATCAAACAGGGCAGCAAATTCGATGCGGGGGACGCCGGCCTTCTCTGCCAGCTCCACCAGAACGCTGGCCTGGGTGACATCGCGACCTTCAGCGTAAAACGCGTGTTGGATCAACCCGACCAGTTTCCACGCGCAATCCGGCGCCAGGCTGCGCGCGGTGACAATGGCCCGGCAGGCAGGCTCGGTGTCGTAGACAAAACCGTCCGGCAGCGCGCCTTCGAACTTGAACGGCTGGCCGGTGGCCTCGGTGACCGCCTGCCAGTGCTCGAGAATGTAGCGCCGGGTGGTCGGTTCCAGCGCCGCACCGCTGCCGGTGCGCAACCCGCCGACCACCAGGTGCAGCTCCACCCCGGCTGCCTGCGCCTGCTCCACCAATGCCTTGGCCACCGGGGCAAATCCCCAGCACCACGAACACATCGGATCCATCACATAGAGCAGGCGTGCAGACATGATTAAGCCTCGGTGGATGCTTGCTTATAGTTGTAGCCGATCGGGTGCGGCATGTTGCGCGCTTTTGCCAGTTCGATCTGTTTCTGGCGGTCGATCGCGCTGCGGCGAGTCTTCTCGCTCAGGGTGTCCCAGCAGTGCGGGCAGCTGATACCGGCCACGTAATGCTCGGAAGCGCGATCTTCAACGCTGACCGGGGTGCGGCAGGCATGACACTGATCGTAGTCGCCTTCGCTCAGGTCATGGCGCACGGTCACGCGGTTGTCGAACACAAAGCAGTCGCCCTGCCATTTGGTCTCTTCCTGCGGCACCTCTTCGAGGTACTTCAGGATGCCGCCCTTGAGGTGGTAAACCTCTTCAAAGCCTTCGCCCAGCATGTAGCTCGATGCCTTCTCGCAGCGGATGCCACCGGTGCAGAACATCGCGACCTTCTTGTGCACGGCCGGGTCGAAGTGTTCTTTGATGTAGTCGGGAAATTCGCGAAAACTGGTGGTTTTCGGATCGATGGCGCCTTCGAAGGTGCCGATCGAGACTTCGTAATCGTTGCGGGTGTCGATCAGCAGCACTTCCGGGTCGCTGATCAGCGCGTTCCAGTCCTGCGGTTCGACGTAGGTGCCGACTTTCTTGTTCGGGTCGACGCCTTCGACGCCCAGGGTCACGATCTCTTTCTTGAGCTTGACCTTGGTGCGATAGAACGGCTGCTCGTCGCAGTACGATTCCTTGTGATCGATGTCGATCATGCGCGGATCGTTGCGCAGCCAGGCCAGCAGGCCGTCGATGCCTTCACGGCTGCCGGACACCGTGCCGTTGATGCCTTCTTCGGCGATCAGCAGGGTGCCTTTGATGCCGTTGTCGACCATCGCTTGCAGCAAGGGCTCGCGCAGGTTGACGTAATCTTCGAGGGTGACGAACTTGTACAGTGCCGCCACGACAATCGGTTGTGTCATGGGTATTTCTCCAGGTGGCTACCCTCGTAAAGGGTGAACCGGATGCGAAAAAAAACGCGCCGGGTGAGCGGCGCGTTGCGGATTCTAGCAAAAAACCGACGTTTAATGCTTGCTGCCGCCGGCACAGGTCGGCGACGCCGGAGCGGCGCCCACCTCTGACCATTCCTGCGGGGTGTAGGTGTGCAGCGCCAACGCATGGAACTCGCCCATCAGCTCGCCGAGCGTGCCGTAGACTTTCTGGTGGCGCTTGACCCGGTTCAGACCTTCGAACTGCGCGCTGACCACCACTGCCTTGAAGTGGGTCTGCAACCCGCGACTGTGCATGTGGCTTTCGTCCAGCACTTGCAGATGCTCAGGCTGAAGCAGCGCCAGCGTCGATTCGATGCGTTGTTGCATGGTCATCACGAACTCCGCTTACTTCTTCTTGGCCGGAGCAGCGCCTTTCGGTGCCAGCTCGTTGGTCATGTCGTCCAGCAATTTGTTGACGACCGGTACTGCGCTTTCCAGTTTGGCCTGGGTCATCTGGGCCGATTGCTGAGTCAGCTGCGGCATTTTTTCCAGGACTTTCTTGCCCAGTGGCGACTGGTAGAACGCGACCAGGTCTTTCAATTCCTGTTCGCTGAAAGTGCTGGTGTAGAGCTTGACCATGTCCGGCTTCAGCTTGTTCCAGCCGATGGCCTGGTCCAGGGCGGCGTTGGCCTTGGCCTGGTAGGTATCCAGTACGGCTTTCTTGGATTCCGGCGCCTTGGTCTGTTCAAAACGCTGGGCGAACATCTGCTGCACTTGCATGTACACCGGAGTGCCCAGCTTGTCAGCGTGCGCCAGGGTCAGGAAAGTTTCGGCACTGGCGTTGTGGCTGGCGGTATCGGCGAACACCTGGCCGCTGGCGCAAACCAGGGCAACCGCGGTGCAGATGGCACGAAGACGAGTCATCGAGTTTCCTTTTCAGCTAGGCGAGGTAAAACCCCAAGGGCGACCATTCTGCGCCTGAATAACGCTGCGGCTCAACCCCCGAGCCTTGCCGCGCTTGATTGGCGGGGCCTGGCGGGGCAACAATCGAGCGGATGGAACCACTTGGGCCACACCGGGCCTAAACTGCGCAAACAGACCAACAGGAGTGTGCACGATGAGCCGTATCGAAACCGACAGCCTGGGCCAGATCGAAGTCCCGGACGACGCTTACTGGGGCGCTCAGACGCAACGCTCGCTGATCAACTTTGCCATCGGTCAGGAACGCATGCCCCTGCCGGTGCTGCACGCCCTGGCACTGATCAAGAAAGCCGCGGCCCGGGTCAATGACCGCAACGGCGATCTGCCCGCCGACATCGCCCGCCTGATCGAACAGGCCGCCGACGAAGTGCTCGAAGGCCAGCACGACGACCAGTTCCCGCTGGTGGTCTGGCAGACCGGCAGCGGCACCCAAAGCAACATGAACGCCAACGAAGTGATTGCCGGCCGCGCCAACGAACTGGCCGGCAACCCGCGCGGCGGCAAGTCGCCAGTGCATCCCAACGATCACGTCAACCGCTCGCAGAGTTCCAACGACTGCTTCCCCACCGCCATGAGCATCGCCACCGCACAGGCTGTGCAGACCCAACTGCTGCCGGCCATCGCCGAGCTGTCGGGTGGCCTGGCCGAGCTGTCAGCGCGGCACATGAAACTGGTGAAGACCGGTCGCACCCACATGATGGACGCCACGCCGATCACCTTCGGCCAGGAGATCTCCGGCTTCATAGCGCAGCTGGATTACGCCGAACGGGCGATTCGTGCCGCGTTGCCGGCGGTCTGCGAACTGGCTCAAGGCGGCACCGCCGTCGGTACCGGGCTCAACTCGCCCCATGGTTTCGGTGAAGCGATTGCCGCGGAACTGGCGGCGTTATCCGGCCTGCCGTTCGTCACCGCGCCGAACAAGTTCGCCGCCCTCGCCGGCCACGAGCCGCTGACCACACTTTCCGGCGCCCTGAAAACCCTCGCCGTGGCGCTGATGAAAATCGCCAACGACCTGCGCCTCCTGGGCTCCGGCCCACGTGCAGGTTTTGCCGAGGTGCGGCTGCCAGCCAACGAACCGGGCAGTTCGATCATGCCCGGCAAGGTCAACCCGACCCAGTGCGAGGCGCTGTCGATGCTCGCCTGCCAGGTGCTGGGCAACGATGTGACGATCGGTATCGCCGCCAGTCAGGGTCACTTGCAGTTGAACGTGTTCAAACCGGTGATCATCCACAACCTGCTGCAATCGATCCGCCTGCTGGCCGATGGCTGCAGCAACTTCCAGCAGCACTGCATCGCCGGACTGGAGCCGGATGCCAAGGTTATGGCGCAACATCTGGAACGCGGTCTGATGCTGGTGACGGCGCTGAACCCGCACATCGGTTACGACAAGTCGGCAGAAATCGCCAAGAAGGCCTACAGCGAAGGGAAAACCTTGCGCGAGGCAGCGCTGGAACTGGGGTATCTGACCGATGAAGAGTTCGATGCCTGGGTGCGGCCGGAGAACATGATCGAGGCCGGCGCCAAGGGCTGAGTCATCCCGATCCTTCCCACGCCTGGCGTGGGAAGGATCATCCGACCAACAGTTTCGCCCGCCGGGCCTTGAGCCCGGCAATCAGCGAAGGCCCGAGCGCCACCAGCGCCGACCCCAGCACCACCAGCACCGCCCCGCCATACGCCAGCAAATTGATTTGCTCGGCATGCACATATTCCGGCCACACCCCGGCCGCCACCGCCACCGCGCCAAACGTCACCAACGGCGTGATCGCAAGCGTCGCACTGACCCGCGAGGCCTCCCAATGCGCCAGCGCCTCGGCAAACGCGCCGTAGGCGATCAGGGTGTTCATGCAGCACGCCAGCAACAACCAGCCCTGCAACGGGCTCAGCTCCAGCGCTTCGAGCGGATGAACCCACGGCGTCAGCAACAAGGCGCAGAACAGGTAGATCACCATCATCACCTGCAACGAATTCCATACCGTCAGCAATTGCTTCTGGCCCAGCGCATAGAACGTCCAGACCGTCGATGCCAGCAGCACCAGTAACACACCGGCGGTGTAGTCAGACAACGATGTGAGCAACTCCGCCAGACGCTGATTGAAGAACAGCGCGAAGCCGATCAGTAGCACCGCCAGCCCCATGCCCTGACCCATACTGAAGCGTTCCTTGAACACGAACAGACTGGCGATCAACAACATGATCGGCCCCATCTGCACCACCAACTGAGCGGTGCCGGGGCTGAGCAGGTTCAGGCCCATCAGGTACAGCACGTAATTGCCCACCAGCCCGAGCACCGCCATCAGCACCAGCCAGCCGCCCTTGGGCCCGAGCACCTTGCGACTCGGCAACCGCTTGGTCGCCGCCAGATAAATGAACAGACAGCCGCCGGACACCGTCAGGCGAAACCAGGTCACGGTGATCGGGTCCATCACCTGCAGCACCTGCTTGAGCTTGATCGGCAGGATTCCCCACAGAAACGCGGTCAACAAGGCCAGGAACATGCCGTACACCCAGCGACCCGACGAAACGTGCATGAGAACCCCGAAAGCCAATGACAGGAGCGCTCATTCTAGGCGCAGAGCTCCGGCCGACACAGGAACAGTTGCGCTCAAGCCGCTAATGAAACTGTGCAGGTCGCAGCATTAAATTGACGCGTTGCCGTTGATCGGCTGACGAAGCGCTGCAAGTGGTTCAGGCATAAGCTCTTTGGATCCCATCCAGCGCAGCGCTCAAGGAGATCGATCATGTTCGGAATGCGCGCCCAGGACA from Pseudomonas allokribbensis encodes the following:
- a CDS encoding class II fumarate hydratase; translation: MSRIETDSLGQIEVPDDAYWGAQTQRSLINFAIGQERMPLPVLHALALIKKAAARVNDRNGDLPADIARLIEQAADEVLEGQHDDQFPLVVWQTGSGTQSNMNANEVIAGRANELAGNPRGGKSPVHPNDHVNRSQSSNDCFPTAMSIATAQAVQTQLLPAIAELSGGLAELSARHMKLVKTGRTHMMDATPITFGQEISGFIAQLDYAERAIRAALPAVCELAQGGTAVGTGLNSPHGFGEAIAAELAALSGLPFVTAPNKFAALAGHEPLTTLSGALKTLAVALMKIANDLRLLGSGPRAGFAEVRLPANEPGSSIMPGKVNPTQCEALSMLACQVLGNDVTIGIAASQGHLQLNVFKPVIIHNLLQSIRLLADGCSNFQQHCIAGLEPDAKVMAQHLERGLMLVTALNPHIGYDKSAEIAKKAYSEGKTLREAALELGYLTDEEFDAWVRPENMIEAGAKG
- a CDS encoding DMT family transporter, encoding MHVSSGRWVYGMFLALLTAFLWGILPIKLKQVLQVMDPITVTWFRLTVSGGCLFIYLAATKRLPSRKVLGPKGGWLVLMAVLGLVGNYVLYLMGLNLLSPGTAQLVVQMGPIMLLIASLFVFKERFSMGQGMGLAVLLIGFALFFNQRLAELLTSLSDYTAGVLLVLLASTVWTFYALGQKQLLTVWNSLQVMMVIYLFCALLLTPWVHPLEALELSPLQGWLLLACCMNTLIAYGAFAEALAHWEASRVSATLAITPLVTFGAVAVAAGVWPEYVHAEQINLLAYGGAVLVVLGSALVALGPSLIAGLKARRAKLLVG
- a CDS encoding DUF2059 domain-containing protein; this translates as MTRLRAICTAVALVCASGQVFADTASHNASAETFLTLAHADKLGTPVYMQVQQMFAQRFEQTKAPESKKAVLDTYQAKANAALDQAIGWNKLKPDMVKLYTSTFSEQELKDLVAFYQSPLGKKVLEKMPQLTQQSAQMTQAKLESAVPVVNKLLDDMTNELAPKGAAPAKKK
- a CDS encoding BolA family protein, with translation MTMQQRIESTLALLQPEHLQVLDESHMHSRGLQTHFKAVVVSAQFEGLNRVKRHQKVYGTLGELMGEFHALALHTYTPQEWSEVGAAPASPTCAGGSKH